The nucleotide window AAGGCGCGCCCCGCGGGCAACGCGGCCCAGTCCCCCTACGCGCCCGCACCGATCGAAGAGGTCACGGAGCGCATCCTAAGGGACAAGCCCGGCATCGTCTTCGCCCCCCATGTGGAAACATCTGCCGGCATCATCCTGCCCGACGCCTATATCAAGGCGCTCGCGGACGCGGCCCATGAGGTTGGTGCCCTGATGGTGCTTGATTGCATCGCGTCGGGCTGCGCCTGGGTCGATATGAAGGCCACCGGCGTCGATATCCTGATCTCCGCCCCGCAAAAGGGCTGGTCGGCGCAACCCTGCGCGGGTCTCGTGATGATGTCCGACCGCGCCGTGGCGCGCATGGCGGAGACGGAGTCCAACAGCTTCGCAACCAACCTCAAGACATGGCACAATATCATGCTGGCCTATGAGAATGGCGGCCACGCCTACCACGCGACCATGCCCACCGACGCCCTGCGCGTGTTCCGCGACACGATGGTGGAGACGCGCGATTACGGCTTCGACAGGCTGAAAGAGGCGCAATGGGCGTTGGGGGACGGCGTGCGCGCGATGCTTAAGGAAAAGGGCATCCAATCGGTCGCCGCCGATGGGTTCGGCGCGCCCGGCGTCGTGGTCAGCTACACACAGGATCCCGATATCAAATCCGGCGCAAAATTCGCGGCCCATGGCATGCAGATCGCCGCAGGTGTGCCGCTGCAGGTGGATGAGCCCGCGGATTTCATGACCTTCCGCCTCGGCCTCTTCGGGCTCGACAAGCTCTACGATACCGATGCCGCACTCGCCCGCCTGAAAACCGC belongs to Hasllibacter sp. MH4015 and includes:
- a CDS encoding aminotransferase class V-fold PLP-dependent enzyme, which gives rise to MKALLDNVDPDGLLEYSVVFTDRSLNSMSVAFQGVMNDISAMLKQVYNADAVALVPGGGTFGMEAVARQFAQGQDVLVVRNGWFSFRWSQILDAGGFAGDVTVMKARPAGNAAQSPYAPAPIEEVTERILRDKPGIVFAPHVETSAGIILPDAYIKALADAAHEVGALMVLDCIASGCAWVDMKATGVDILISAPQKGWSAQPCAGLVMMSDRAVARMAETESNSFATNLKTWHNIMLAYENGGHAYHATMPTDALRVFRDTMVETRDYGFDRLKEAQWALGDGVRAMLKEKGIQSVAADGFGAPGVVVSYTQDPDIKSGAKFAAHGMQIAAGVPLQVDEPADFMTFRLGLFGLDKLYDTDAALARLKTALDQVFPDR